From the Papaver somniferum cultivar HN1 chromosome 2, ASM357369v1, whole genome shotgun sequence genome, the window acaagtccaatggaaaaatttaaacaagcccacacaaaataaatacaagcccacaaattaaacaacaagcccacaaataaattattacaaacccaaaatagaaaaataaaaagcccaaaaaattgggttaattattacaagcccacaaataaaaaattggaagcccacaggttgggttctctcaattgaatgggtttaggcttacctttttagcacagcccagctgttctgatattgttgcaaaaacccagttgggttttggttcttttccttagtggcgtcccagcagaggaagaacaggttcagaacagcaggtccaacagcaaatgaagtgaagcagatgcagatgcaaatgctatgcagtgaaatgcaaaatagctaaaaaacacagataaaacacagcaccaatccccggcagcggcgccaaaaacttggcaggccaggaaatgtgtataaaattaagcgcaataaaatggtggcctacagtaataccgcaagtgcacggtcgtcggttgtagctcgtgcaagtacgggtcgatccacagagatcgggtgtgtttcggaagtgttttagctaattgggttcctagatttgctttgggcttagaagccctttggaagtgttgggcttaatgtactattgggtttgaatgccctttgaatggattgggcttagtgggtttgttaaacataaaatgaactgagcctgggctcagttatatttaaagtgcaaatgggctttggttctttgtttaagctttgggctcaatctCACCTGAACAGTGAAATGGCCTTTTACAGTAATTGGGCTTGGTATTTGAGAgttgggctttgtttcagtgagctgatttgagctttgggctcagcagttcaactatgagttgggcttaacagagaactaggctttggccttgactatgaatttgacttggggccttactgaactgggctttgattttggtcttacagttgggctcagattgtgctctgggcttttggaagtgagctgtggagagcaaagcaatcagcagcaatgcaacagcccagagaagtggattggcagcggcagctgcagagaggcaagaagcagtgcagcaggcaccagcagcagcaacctggtagagtaacaggcaccagcagcagcacaccagaagaagtggcagcagcacagaaaatgcacagcagtgcagtaacaacagagctgcagcagcagctgcagctgctcaagcagtgaacaaaaagcaaagcaggggtgcaacagagttgcagggcaggggggaacaatcaaggtaaaagcaaaacaaagcaagaacaaagctaaactaaacagttgaagaatgaattgtggttgagaatgaagtagattatggatgggaactaggggttgaattcactctaatttttactgtgtattctcctatagaaagttaaacacaactatggtattatttccaaagcactaattgtctttctacagcacaactagtcaagggattatgaattcagcttgagttgcagcttatcagcagctcatgaacctaactacaaagcatacttggcatacattgtgaaagtgaggtgatgatgagctaagttcaagtttttcctaaacttgtttagccttctagagcaatatattcagtgtactacacaataagacattagagattcatcaagtccctagcatggtggtttagaacatgacaaacatcataacagtgagtaacaatgaatagaaagtctaacatgaacacacacaaacaaacattgaactgaaattaacatgtgaacacaaacatctaacacacTAACAGGATGCAAATACAATTATAACAAGAACACAAGCATTACAGGAATATCACACATTTAGACATTAACAGTGCAAtttgacattggaattaacctaacccaaattgggtggaaacttggctagtccaagaacagttttctctctacacatcagttcctatttatagtttacaacaaaaaatacaaaccctaattcgaaaccctaaaattttggggaaaatcaaattctctcaccaattttctgaattaagctcgacccatgcctcctctagtcctagatgctcttcctctgctcctattgtcccctaatttcgagttattttactcaccccaaaacctagggtttcagaggttgtgagatgaagaaaataactaggctagggatatgggggtgttgtcggtatggagatagtagtggcagtgatggaactggtggtggtgacggaagtgacagcggcagagaggggaggtggtggagttgcagagctctgcaatttttttgggggaagaaggggaagaagagctcgatgggattaggattaggggttgtttggttgggaatagggtatgtgttgctatggtgtgaggcgaAGACCTCaagtttagatgttggcgaatctgagatgttggatcattggttctgagtggaatcgaacggatagatggaaggatgtgtgaagcgaccgtcggattctgaggtgcaacgaagttaacggcactagatggagttaggtactgtagtgtaaggcggaatcatcagattttgatgatttatgaaggagcgaccgtcggatgctcctgagaactgatctgatggctgagaacggaggcgcttttgtgtgtagaaaatgaggttgtgcgcaccattcttcgcggcttccttgcttaattcctcccggcttttcactacttttctgctctttttgctccgcacttcatccagattttatttgttacctaagaatgcaaaattaagtaagaaaaatatttattcttgaaaacaatgaaaatacagaatatgggataaaatgtagaattaatgcacaaaagatgagttaaatgccaacaaaaatatatataaatatgcactatttagcactcatcaacaatACAGTGTGCATTTCACATGCTTACACAACTCAAGACTCATAACACtctgtgaagataatcttcacaGGACTATATGctaacaccccccccccccccccccccccgcaagACCAGAGTCTATGCAGGTGCAGAGACACTGAGCTTGAACCTGAGAAGATAAAAACGCTTTGTAGGTAAACCCTTGGTGAGAATATCTGCAATTTGTTCTTTGGTGGATAAAaatctgacctccaaggacttgGCTGCAACTAGTTCTCTGACATAGTGAAATTCTATTTCAATGTGCTTCATTCTGTTATGGAAAATGGGATTTGCTTTTAAGTAAGTAGCACCCATATTTCAATGTGCTCCATTCTGTTATCACGCCAAAGCACTGGCCTTGTGGTACACTGAAATTGGAGTTCAAAGAGGAGAGATTGAACCCAAACAATTTTTGAAGTGGCATCAGCTAGAGCCCTATATTCTGCCTCTGTACTAGATCTTCACACTGTTTTCTGCTTTCTAGAATACCGGGATATTAAGTTAGGTCCCAAAAATATGGCCATTCCACTGGTAGATCTTCCGTCATATGTATCTCcatcccaatcagcatcagagtatgcttGGAGTTGTAGAGAAGAAGACTTTCTAAACTGCAGACCAAAAGACAAGGTACCTTGGAGATATCTGAGAATTCTCTTCACAGCACACCAATGAGCTTCTGTAGGAGCATGCATATACTGACAAGATTTTTTAACAGCAAAGGCTATGTCAGGTCTTGTAATTCTAGCATATTGAAGAGCTCCAACAGTGCTTCTATACAAAACGGCATCTTCAAATAAAGGAGAGTGCTCAGCTGGTTGAGGTTTTGAATAAGGTGTGTCACTAGGCTTGCAAACACTCATCTTAGTTTTAGAGAGTAAATTAGAGATGTACTGAGTTTGACTAAGATGAATACCATCTGAAGTATGAGTATGTTGAATGCCCAAGAAGAAATGAAGCTCCCCCAAATCCTTGATAGCAAATTCATTGTTCATGGATGTAATCAAAGAATGAATAGTAAAAGGACAATTGACAGTGATCaagatatcatccacatagataAGAATATAGATTGTGGTTGAAGCAGTGACTCTGTAAAATAATGAAGTGTCACTCTTTGAGGATTGAAAACCACTTTGAAGCAAGAATTTTCTTAGCCTTTCAAACcaagctctaggtgcttgtttgagGACATAAAGAGCCTTTTGAAGTTTGCAGACATGATGAGGAAACACAGTGTCAGAGTAACCTGGAAGTTGTAACACGAAAACATCTTCAGATGAATGGACATGCAAAAAAGCATTCTTTACATCCAATTGTCTAAC encodes:
- the LOC113352646 gene encoding uncharacterized protein LOC113352646; amino-acid sequence: MLKSTNKQDHTFRDVVFDEIAFPYANLFQSQDSTSATLSSMSIVPSQVTTSAPTISNEVTVPVSSEKNIFTKLPPLTASPPSFTANAHPMQMRGYSDTVFPHHVCKLQKALYVLKQAPRAWFERLRKFLLQSGFQSSKSDTSLFYRVTASTTIYILIYVDDILITVNCPFTIHSLITSMNNEFAIKDLGELHFFLGIQHTHTSDGIHLSQTQYISNLLSKTKMSVCKPSDTPYSKPQPAEHSPLFEDAVLYRSTVGALQYARITRPDIAFAVKKSCQYMHAPTEAHWCAVKRILRYLQGTLSFGLQFRKSSSLQLQAYSDADWDGDTYDGRSTSGMAIFLGPNLISRYSRKQKTV